A genomic window from Pagrus major chromosome 23, Pma_NU_1.0 includes:
- the rtbdn gene encoding retbindin: protein MGVTSRSLLLVCACLAAALIGGARSEGVCLQDGKHKATPSPEPHLRECALYADNSCCTDEDIQDIAHVPSALNKNEPWDKCGPLSSECEGFLKRVSCFYRCSPDAARWPHPHRRSYIQAVPLCHSFCRDWFDACRMDMTCARNWARDPRGQNCTGTCVQYQQMYQHGRDLCESLWGDAFMTVEDEPEEVGETGEVGAEGDGGRPCGCLTLSPSDKDVIAALRAQQDDPEELDTTKSGLPQYRAPCQTKLPLQARGGRKGNSVLRKRSVMVDDVEGSGSGL, encoded by the exons ATGGGTGTCACCTCTCGCTCTCTGCTATTGGTTTGCGCTTGTTTGGCGGCTGCGCTGATTGGTGGAGCCCGCTCGGAGGGGGTGTGTCTTCAAGACGGCAAACACAAGGCCACGCCCAGCCCGGAGCCACACCTGAGGGAGTGCGCGCTGTACGCCGACA ATAGCTGCTGCACGGATGAAGACATCCAGGACATCGCCCATGTTCCCTCTGCTCTCAACAAGAATGAACCATGGGACAAGTGTGGCCCTCTGAGCTCAGA gtGTGAAGGCTTCCTGAAGCGTGTGTCGTGTTTTTACCGCTGCTCCCCTGATGCCGCGCGCTGGCCCCATCCCCATCGCCGCTCGTACATCCAGGCTGTGCCGCTCTGCCACAGCTTCTGCCGTGATTG GTTTGACGCCTGCAGGATGGACATGACATGTGCTCGTAACTGGGCCAGAGACCCCAGAGGGCAGAACTGCACTGGAACCTGCGTTCAGTATCAGCAG ATGTACCAGCACGGCAGGGATCTCTGCGAGAGCCTGTGGGGAGACGCCTTCATGACTGTGGAGGATGAGCCTGAGGAGGTGGGAGAGACCGGAGAGGTTGGAGCCGAGGGTGACGGCGGTCGCCCCTGCGGCTGCCTCACCCTCAGTCCTTCAGATAAGGATGTGATCGCCGCCCTCAGGGCCCAGCAAGACGACCCCGAGGAGCTGGACACCACCAAGTCTGGCCTGCCTCAGTACCGGGCCCCTTGCCAGACCAAGCTGCCCCTGCAGGCCAGGGGCGGCAGGAAGGGTAACTCTGTGCTGCGCAAACGCTCGGTGATGGTGGACGATGTGGAAGGGAGCGGAAGCGGCTTGTAG